TGAGATTTTGATGTGGAAGAATGAGGCGGCGCGTCAGACGGCGCCGCCTCTGGAAGGATTTTCAGATGCAGGGCCGCTGGGAACCCTCGTCTGTCAAGCCCATTGCAGTGGCGGGGACGACGAGAAGCAGAGGTCTACGTCCAGCTGCGCTGCGGCCGACAGGTTGACCAGCGCATCGAGAGAGAACTTGTCGATTTTGCCGTTGAGTACGTCGTTGAGGCGTGGCTGGGTGATGCCAAGACGCTTGGCCGCCTCCTTCTGCGGAAGCTCCCAGGCTCGAATGGTTTCGCACAGCGTGCGCATCAGTTTGGCCCGCAGGCGCATGTTGGCCGCTTCCTGCGGCGTGTCTTCCAGTGCATCCCAGACGCTTGCGAAACGCTGGGAAGAGTTTTGATGATCCGTCATGGTTCAACCTATTTCCTGGTATCTGGCCCGTGCCAGTTCTATGTCTCGCGTCTCGGTTTTGCGCGTGGTCTTTTGCAGGGCGTGCAGCACATAAATCGCGTCAGGCCGGTTGACCACATAAAACACTCGAAACGCCCCTGAATCCTCGGTGATTCTGATTTCATTGACGCCCCGCCCGACTGTTTTCATGGGGCGCCAGTCAAAGGGTTCGTCGCCCTGTTGCAACAGATCCAGTTGGAATCCTGCAGCTCTGCGAGCATCGAGGGGAAAAGCTCTCAAATCCTTGAGCGCACTCCCGACAAACACCACGTCCTTGTGTCTTGGCATTGGCTTCTCCTGTGTTGGAAAGAAAAGCGTAATAGCCCGGACGGAATCGTGTCGCGGCGGTGTGTTGCTAGGAATGGCAGCGATCACATACCAGCAGACTATATCGAAACCGATATAAATCAAGTTTGAATTGGCTTATCTGACATTTGGTATCACAAAGCAGAAATTCGCGAGTCGGCACACCTGACAAGCCGACACAGAACCCCTGTGGGAGCGAGCTTGCTCGCGATGGCGGACTGAAAAATGACGCATCATTTTGCCCCCATCCGGGAGGCTACATTGCCTTGCGCCTTTGCCTACAACTACGCCAGAATCCGCCGGCTTGTGCGGTTTGGAACCTGCCCGTAACTTGATTCGCATCACTGAATGGTCAGTGAACGGGTTTAGTCGCTCGGCGTTTTATCCAAGCTCGCAAGCTGTTTTTCAGTCAGGCATTCCCACGCCTGAACTCAATGGCGGCTGTGCGTAGGGCGCTCTAGGGCGCGCCAGTAGTGCTTGGATACTGGTCGACTAACCTGCGTACAGCTGCCACCTATTGTTTAGTCGCAAGAACGTGTCAGCCTCTATTGGAGGTTTCCAAGCAAATGATCAAGCCAACGCCTAATCCTCCGGAAACAGACGTATCGTCCGAATCCGACCCAACCTCTCCCTACTCCACAACCGACTCAAAAAAACTCCACGAAGCCGCCGAGCGCGCCCTCGACCATTACCTGAAACCCACCGCCCCGAAACAGCACTGCCCCGGCCGCATGTTCCTCATCGCCCCCCACATCGATCAACATGCCTTGCTGGCCCACGCCTGCGAATCGATGGCCTCGGCCAGCGTGATGCTCAGCGACTTCGCCGCGCTGCTGGACCCGCCCTACCGCAGTACCGTCCTGGGCATCGCCCAAGTGGTGATGTGTGGCGAGCTCGCCGTGAACCGGGCGCTGGACACCCTCGATGCCACGACCTGAGGAACACTCCATGGAAAGCAAATCCGATGCACACGTCGTCGCCGCCCTGATCTCCATCGGCCTCAACGAGAAAGACAGCCAATGGGCCGAAAAAGCCTGTCTGCTGCTGCTCGAAAGCGAAAGAAAATCCATCGTCACCGCCGCCCTCGAAGCCCTCGTCCAACTCGCCCGCGATCACGGCAAACTGGACCGGGAACGCGTAATGCCGGTACTCCACAGCGTAAAACGCAGATTTCCGAGCCTGACCAGCACGGTTGCGGCAACGCTGGATGAGATGGCAATGGCTGCGTAACGCCTCAGGTAAAAGGCAAGAAAAAACCCGCTATCTCCATGAAGGGAGACAGCGGGTTTTATGACGTCAGCTGTAACGCGGGGGAATCAATCCTCCCGCGTCAAAACCTCCAGCAACTCAATCTCGAACACCAGATTCGAATTCGGCGGAATCTTGCCCATCGTCCGCTCGCCGTACCCCAGATGCGCCGGCACCAGCAGTTTGCGTTTGCCGCCAACCTGCATACCCATGATCCCTTGATCCCAACCCTTGATCACCCGGCCCGTGCCGATCACACACTGAAACGGCTTGCCCCGACTCCAGGACGAGTCGAACTCGGTGCCATCCTCCAGCCAACCGGTGTACTGGGTGGTGATCAATGCGCCTTTGACGGCGGCTTTTCCGTCGCCGGGCTGAAGATCGATTATCTGCAGTTCATCATTCATAACATTCACTCTATTGTTCCGCTGGCCGCCGTTTTCCCAGAAATGCCGGACATTGGCAACCGTTTGACCCAGCGTTGGCCGTGATGAATGATAGCCACCCGCCACCAACCCCGAATCGATACGCCATGTCAGCGATGCTTGAATGACTCAACTCTGGATCGGCTTTGCCCTTGTCGTTGTGCTGATGGTCGTGATCGCCGTGTTGATTCGTCGCGAGCGTGCCCTGCGCCGGCAACTCGCCGAATACCGTGAATTGCTCACTCGCGCTGCCGAAGGCCAGAACATCCACCAGGATGGCGATGCCGAGCGCTTCAAGCGCAGCCAGTATTTTGCGCGGATCGGAACCTGGGACTGGGAAGTCGACACGGATCGACTGTATTGGTCCGACGCGATCTTCGGCATGTTCGGCTTCAAGATCGGAGAAGTGACGCCCTCCTACGCCTTGTTCTGCTCCTGCGTCCACCCGGACGACCGCGCCAAGGTGCGCGCCGGGGAATTGCGTTGCCTGGAAACCGGTGAAAACCACGACGAGGAATACCGCGTGGTCTGGCCCGACGGCACGATTCGCTGGCTGCGGGAAACCGGCAACGTGGTGAAGAACGATCATGACGCGATGATCAAGATGATGGGCGTGGTGCGCGATATCACCGAAGAAAAGGCCTCGGCCAGTTACCTTCAGCACCTGGCCCACTTCGATCCGCTGACCGGTTTGCCCAATCGACTGGTGCTGGAAGAACGCCTGTCAGAAGCGCTGGAACATGCCCGCGCTACCGAGACCCGGGTGGCGCTGGTGTTCATCGATCTCAACGGTTTCAAAAGCATCAACGACCGCTACGGCCACGCCGCCGGCGACCGCGTCCTGATCACCACCGCCACACGGCTGAAACGCATCCTACGGGTCAGCGATACCGTCGCGCGGATCGGCGGCGATGAATTCGTGGTCATCCTGCAAGGCCTCGCCCCCGGCCTGAACCTTCAGGACGAAGCCCGCAGCATCTGCCAGAAAATCTTCATCGAACTGTCCCCACCGATCACCATCGGCAACGACCAACGCCACGTCGGCACCAGCCTCGGCGTCGCCGTGTTCCCCGACCACGCGCCGACCATGGACCGGCTGCTGCACATTGCGGATCTGGCGATGTATGAGGCCAAGCGCAGCGGGAACAATCAGTATCGGTTGGGTGGCGAAAGCCCGGTGCGGACAAGTGCACCGGGATTGGGAATGTGAGCGTTAACGCTCCACCGGCTTGATATCCACAATCGTCCCGTTGGTGATCATCACCATCACGTACTTGTCGTTCATCTGCACCCACTGCGCCTGCGGATCGGGTTGCTTGAGGCCTTTCTGTTTCCAGTTCTTGATGGCTTTTTCGCTGCGCTGGTAGATGTCCGGGGCGCGGTCGTTGACTTTCAGTTCGCGGCCGTCGGTGGGCGAGCGTTCGACGGTGTCGGTCGAGGGTTGCGCCGCTTGAACGAGTGGGGTGATCCCGGCGATGCCGGCGACGAGGGCCAGGCTGGCGATCAGGGTCTTGTTGTTCATCGGTGAACCTCCTTCAGATGTGTGATACCTGAACTCCGACTGCGGGGTTCTGGAATCATTCCTTGTTTTTAGTCATGAACGCCTGAGTGAGGATAAATCAGCATCGACCCTCCCCGTAGAGAAGAAGATAGATACTGATTTTGACCGATGTGAAAAAGCCTACGGGTGTGCTGATCCTGTCACTACGGCGTGCCTGCGGCAGTCTTTGCCCGTCGCCGCTGCACTCTCATTAAGTGGACTCTCTCCAGAACCGATGCGGCATAAAGTTCGGCATCAATACGACTCAATGCGGCTTTGGCCTTGAGTGCGATATCCGGAGGAGCCAAAGAAAGCCCTTGAGCCGACAACTCGGCATCGGTCTTGCGAAGTATTGCGAGTGCACCTGCGAGGTTGCCGGAGTCAGGAACCGGTCCGGAAAGAATGGCAGCCTCTGCCATTGGCGCCAGTCGCGCCCTGGTTCCCTTGATGACAGGTATGGGGGTGGGTAATGCGGCCAACGTTTCTCGCGGCGTTGATAGCGACAGCAGGTGCAGCGGCGTGTTTGCTTCGGCATCCCGACGAGTCAACGCTGGCAAGCCCCACAAGGCTTCCAGCAAGGCTGGTACAGAGGAGTGATCGTATGGCGTGGAATCTACCGTTCCCGGGGCGATCAGGGGAGATACGGCGACGGCAGGCACCCGAACACCGGCAGTCTTGAAGTCAAAACCGTGAGTGTTATAACCATAGGAGGGATTATCACCGGGGGCAGTAATATTCCCTGGCTTTACCGAATCGTAGAACCCGCCATGCTCGTCATAAATTACCAGCAGTAAGCTGGTGTTCCAATAAGGCGAATTCCGGATGGCCGAGTAGACCGCACTGAGCATGTTCTCACCGCCATAGACATCGTCCATCGGATGCTGCGACGAACCGCCGGCATAGGTTCCATTGGCCAGATTTCCATAATGCGGCTCTATGAAGGTGTAACCGTAGGGATAAGGACCTTGAAGGTCGTTGGCGAAAGACCCCAATGAATGCATATCCAACATACTGATACCGTTCAGCGCTGAAACCTGGGTGATTGCTCCAAGCTTCGATCCGCTATTGGCGTCATCACTGTAGAGGCTGAGGCCATTGGCTTGAGCATCATGATAAATGCGATAGGGAATATTCGCGTTTTCCAAACGTTGAAAGATGGAACCGTTCGGGTATTTGAATCCACTCAGTTCCCACCCGGCCATCTGAGGCTTTGTCGGACTGTCATCGAAACCGGAAGAAGACGCTCCATGCACAAAAAAACGGTTGGGCCATGTCGGCCCCGGCATCGAGGAGAACCAGTGATCGCAGACTGCGAATTGCGTTGCCAGGTTATAGATCGCTGGCAATTGATGCCGCGTATCAAAGCAAGACATGACATCGATTATCTGTTCTGGGTGCGGTGGTGTGTGCGGGGTTTCAGAGGTAGATGTGGAATAACTACTGGCAAACCCGGAGTTATCGATAGGAGGATAAGGGGCGACCGACGGCAAAGGGCCCGCACGACCGGTCAACTGCTGAACAACATCGGCAAATTCATGACCGGGATCTGTTGGCATACTTAGAGGAGCACTGCCTTGAACGAAATATTTTTGGTCATTGATTTCGTTGTAATCATTTTTGGTCGCAGCGCTTATTCCGGGAATTCCAGACATGGCAAAAACATTATCAAACGAATGATTCTCAAGCATCAGCACAAAGACATGAGTAATAGGCGCTACAGGTGCCACACGCGTCATCCCGTCGGAACAACCGCCGGACTTCAGCGCCACACTGAATGTCGTGGCGCTGACAGAAAGAGTGAGGGTCTGGCCCGCGTCAGCACTTTGCAGTTGGCATTCTTTCCAGTATTCATCGGTGGAACTTCCAGAGTTAATGTAGAACCCCGCCGATAGACCATCCTTGACGTGTACCAGTACAGACCAATAATCCAGAATCGCGCCTGTCCCCAAACCTGTCTCGAAGAAAACCGTCATCGGGCCTGCGATCTGCCCCGGCTCGGCAGACCATGAACCGCGCTGCGTGCCGTTACTCTGGTTGGTGTGAAACAGGATAATCTCGGCATTCCCGTTCGTGGCATTGGTGATATTGATACTGGCTGACTGTTGCGTTGCCATGTCGCTACCTCCGTGTAAGACATAGGTGGGAATTAATTAGTGTTTATCCAGGTTCGGCAGACCGCATATGAAATTAATTCAAACGCCTCGCGCCGTTGATTAAAACTAATAGCAGTGCCCTGACAGGGGCGCAAATATCACTTAGACGGAATAGCAAGCACGGCCTGCATAATCATGCAATTTTGCTATTGCCGGGCAATTCCAAAATCTCTTTTATCCACCTGAGCATTGAGAGTTAATTGGAACAACTCAACACGCCCTTCGCGAAACTTTCACACTTTATTGATTAATCGTGATTTGACTTAAAAAACGTTTTTCCGCAAAGGTCGAACCAAGTTGACACCTGGAGCAGCCTGGTGGCCTTCAGGGGCAAAGGTCACAGAAATTGATACGCTTTGGACATCAATCCATGCCAACTATGCAATTAACAGATCGATCCCCCTGCGCCACTATCCGCCCCAATAAAAACCGTGCGCCGCCTCCCCGTCGCGCACGTCATAAAAGCGGTGGAGTATTTTTCGATGACAGCCTCAATCCCACACGGCGGCTCGCGGGCCGGTGCCATTTTCCGGGTGACCTCGGGTAACTTCCTCGAACAGTTCGACTTCTTTCTGTTCGGCTTCTACGCCACGCAGATCGCGGCGGTGTTCTTTCCGGCGAGCAGTGAGTTCGCCTCCCTGATGATGACGTTCGCGGTGTTCGGCGCAGGCTTTTTGATGCGTCCGCTGGGGGCCATTGTGCTCGGCGCGTACATCGATGATGTCGGTCGTCGCAAGGGTTTGATCGTCACCCTGTCGATCATGGCCAGCGGCACGATATTGATTGTGCTGGTGCCCGGATACGAATCCATTGGTCTGTTCGCACCGGCGCTGGTACTGATCGGGCGCTTGCTGCAGGGCTTCTCGGCCGGCGCGGAACTGGGCGGTGTGTCGGTGTATCTGTCGGAGATCGCCACACCGGGCCGCAAGGGTTTCTTCACCGCCTGGCAGTCGGCCAGCCAACAGGTGGCGATCATCGTTGCCGCCGCGCTGGGCTTTGCCCTGAACCAGTGGATGGCACCGGACGTGATTGCCGATTGGGGCTGGCGCATTCCGTTTTTCGTCGGTTGCATGATCGTGCCGTTCATCTTCCTGCTGCGTCGTAACCTGGCGGAAACCGAAGAGTTCGCCACCCGCAAACATCGCCCGAGCATGAAAGAAGTGTTCCGCACCCTCGGCCAGAACTGGGTCGTGGTCATCGGCGGGATGTTGATGGTTGCGCTGACCACTACCGCTTTCTACCTGATTACCGTGTACGCGCCGACCTTCGGCAAAACCGTGCTGCACCTGAGCACGTCGGATGCGTTGCTGGTGACGCTGCTGGTGGGCGTTTCGAACTTCTTCTGGCTGCCGATCGGTGGCGCATTGTCGGATCGCATCGGCCGGCGTCCGGTGCTGATTGCCATGTCGTTGCTGGCCCTGGCGACCACCTATCCGGCGCTGTCGTATCTGGTGCAGGCGCCGAGCTTCAGCCATATGTTGCTGTCGCTGCTGTGGCTGTCGTTCATCTACGGCATGTACAACGGCGCGATGATTCCGGCGCTGACCGAGATCATGCCGGTTGAGGTTCGTGTGGCCGGTTTCTCGTTGGCCTACAGCCTTGCCACCGCGATCTTCGGCGGGTTCACGCCGGCAATGTCGACTTTCTTGATCCAGTACACCGGCGACAAGGCTGCGCCAGGTTACTGGATGAGTGTCGGCGCGCTGTGTGCGTTGTGCGCGACGCTGTATCTGTATCGCCGTGCGGGCGGTCGTCTGCAACCTGCAGTCGCTTGAGGAGCCAGCCAACATGAAGAAGCTCTTCAATCTTACCGCCCTCGCCCTCCTCGCCTTCAGCGCATTTGCTCAAGCTGAGGAACTGCGGGTAATGACCTCCGGCGGCTTCACCGCCGCCTATAAAGTCCTCGGCCCGAAGTTCGCCGCGAACACCGGCAACACTCTCGACACCATCCTCGGCCCGTCGATGGGCAAAGCCCCGGAGGCGATCCCCAATCGCCTCGCCCGGGGAGAACAGGCCGACGTGGTGATCATGGTCGGCTACGCCCTCGACGACTTGATCAAGCAAGGCAAGGTCGACCCGGCCTCGCGGGTGGAACTGGCGGATTCGCGAATCGGTCTGGTGGTGCGCGAAGGCGCGCCGAAACCGGACATCAGCAACGTCGATGCCCTGAAGAAAACCCTGCTCGATTCGCAGTCGGTGGCCTACTCGGACAGCGCCAGCGGCGTGTACATCGAGCAGCAGTTGTTCAAGAAACTCGGCGTCGAAGATCAGCTGAAACCGAAGGCGAAGATGATCCCGAAAATCCCGGTAGGCTCGGTGGTTGCCACCGGTGACTATCAACTGGGCTTTCAGCAGGTCAGCGAGTTGCTGCCGGTGCCGGGCGTGACGTATGTCGGGAAGATCCCGGAATCGGTGCAGTCGGTAACGCGTTTCGCCGCGGGAATTCCGGTGGGTGCGCAGCATCCGCAGGAGGCCAAGGCGTTGCTCGCCTATCTGGCCGCGCCTGCCGCCCAGGCCGACGTACAGGCCACCGGTCTGGATTCGGTCAAGCGCTGACCTTCGGCGGCTGGACTTTCATTTCCACCACCAGCCGCTCCAGTTCCAGTGCCGCCGGGGTCAGGGTACGACCCCGGCGCTTGATGATGCCGACACTGCGCATCACTTGCGGATCGGTCAACGGCACCCGCGTCAGGATCGGATGATCCGCCGCCGGCATCGCCATCAACGGCACCGCCGCCACACCCAGTCCTGCTTCCACCAGACCGATCATCGTCGTCACGTGCAGGGTTTCGCAGATGCTCGGCCGCTGCGGCACCACTTTCGCCAGTGCCTGATCGAGCAAAAAGCGATTGCCGGAAGTCTTGTCCAGCGAGATGTAATCCTGCTGGTAAAACTCGTCCCAACTGACGCTGCTGCGCCCGGCCAGGGGGTGATCGCGACGGCAGGCCACCACGTAGCTCTCCTGCACCAGCGGCTCGAAATCCACGCCGGCCTCCTGAGTGCCCATGAAGCTCAAGCCGAAATCCGCCTCGCCATTGACCACCGCCGTCAGCACGTCGTGGGCGCTGGAGTCGAGGACTTTGACTTTGATGCGCGGGAACTGCTGGT
This genomic window from Pseudomonas kribbensis contains:
- a CDS encoding helix-turn-helix domain-containing protein, with the translated sequence MTDHQNSSQRFASVWDALEDTPQEAANMRLRAKLMRTLCETIRAWELPQKEAAKRLGITQPRLNDVLNGKIDKFSLDALVNLSAAAQLDVDLCFSSSPPLQWA
- a CDS encoding type II toxin-antitoxin system RelE/ParE family toxin; the encoded protein is MPRHKDVVFVGSALKDLRAFPLDARRAAGFQLDLLQQGDEPFDWRPMKTVGRGVNEIRITEDSGAFRVFYVVNRPDAIYVLHALQKTTRKTETRDIELARARYQEIG
- a CDS encoding DUF6124 family protein yields the protein MIKPTPNPPETDVSSESDPTSPYSTTDSKKLHEAAERALDHYLKPTAPKQHCPGRMFLIAPHIDQHALLAHACESMASASVMLSDFAALLDPPYRSTVLGIAQVVMCGELAVNRALDTLDATT
- a CDS encoding FKBP-type peptidyl-prolyl cis-trans isomerase — its product is MNDELQIIDLQPGDGKAAVKGALITTQYTGWLEDGTEFDSSWSRGKPFQCVIGTGRVIKGWDQGIMGMQVGGKRKLLVPAHLGYGERTMGKIPPNSNLVFEIELLEVLTRED
- a CDS encoding sensor domain-containing diguanylate cyclase; amino-acid sequence: MTQLWIGFALVVVLMVVIAVLIRRERALRRQLAEYRELLTRAAEGQNIHQDGDAERFKRSQYFARIGTWDWEVDTDRLYWSDAIFGMFGFKIGEVTPSYALFCSCVHPDDRAKVRAGELRCLETGENHDEEYRVVWPDGTIRWLRETGNVVKNDHDAMIKMMGVVRDITEEKASASYLQHLAHFDPLTGLPNRLVLEERLSEALEHARATETRVALVFIDLNGFKSINDRYGHAAGDRVLITTATRLKRILRVSDTVARIGGDEFVVILQGLAPGLNLQDEARSICQKIFIELSPPITIGNDQRHVGTSLGVAVFPDHAPTMDRLLHIADLAMYEAKRSGNNQYRLGGESPVRTSAPGLGM
- a CDS encoding RcnB family protein, producing MNNKTLIASLALVAGIAGITPLVQAAQPSTDTVERSPTDGRELKVNDRAPDIYQRSEKAIKNWKQKGLKQPDPQAQWVQMNDKYVMVMITNGTIVDIKPVER
- a CDS encoding alkaline phosphatase family protein — encoded protein: MATQQSASINITNATNGNAEIILFHTNQSNGTQRGSWSAEPGQIAGPMTVFFETGLGTGAILDYWSVLVHVKDGLSAGFYINSGSSTDEYWKECQLQSADAGQTLTLSVSATTFSVALKSGGCSDGMTRVAPVAPITHVFVLMLENHSFDNVFAMSGIPGISAATKNDYNEINDQKYFVQGSAPLSMPTDPGHEFADVVQQLTGRAGPLPSVAPYPPIDNSGFASSYSTSTSETPHTPPHPEQIIDVMSCFDTRHQLPAIYNLATQFAVCDHWFSSMPGPTWPNRFFVHGASSSGFDDSPTKPQMAGWELSGFKYPNGSIFQRLENANIPYRIYHDAQANGLSLYSDDANSGSKLGAITQVSALNGISMLDMHSLGSFANDLQGPYPYGYTFIEPHYGNLANGTYAGGSSQHPMDDVYGGENMLSAVYSAIRNSPYWNTSLLLVIYDEHGGFYDSVKPGNITAPGDNPSYGYNTHGFDFKTAGVRVPAVAVSPLIAPGTVDSTPYDHSSVPALLEALWGLPALTRRDAEANTPLHLLSLSTPRETLAALPTPIPVIKGTRARLAPMAEAAILSGPVPDSGNLAGALAILRKTDAELSAQGLSLAPPDIALKAKAALSRIDAELYAASVLERVHLMRVQRRRAKTAAGTP
- a CDS encoding MFS transporter, with the translated sequence MTASIPHGGSRAGAIFRVTSGNFLEQFDFFLFGFYATQIAAVFFPASSEFASLMMTFAVFGAGFLMRPLGAIVLGAYIDDVGRRKGLIVTLSIMASGTILIVLVPGYESIGLFAPALVLIGRLLQGFSAGAELGGVSVYLSEIATPGRKGFFTAWQSASQQVAIIVAAALGFALNQWMAPDVIADWGWRIPFFVGCMIVPFIFLLRRNLAETEEFATRKHRPSMKEVFRTLGQNWVVVIGGMLMVALTTTAFYLITVYAPTFGKTVLHLSTSDALLVTLLVGVSNFFWLPIGGALSDRIGRRPVLIAMSLLALATTYPALSYLVQAPSFSHMLLSLLWLSFIYGMYNGAMIPALTEIMPVEVRVAGFSLAYSLATAIFGGFTPAMSTFLIQYTGDKAAPGYWMSVGALCALCATLYLYRRAGGRLQPAVA
- a CDS encoding substrate-binding domain-containing protein yields the protein MKKLFNLTALALLAFSAFAQAEELRVMTSGGFTAAYKVLGPKFAANTGNTLDTILGPSMGKAPEAIPNRLARGEQADVVIMVGYALDDLIKQGKVDPASRVELADSRIGLVVREGAPKPDISNVDALKKTLLDSQSVAYSDSASGVYIEQQLFKKLGVEDQLKPKAKMIPKIPVGSVVATGDYQLGFQQVSELLPVPGVTYVGKIPESVQSVTRFAAGIPVGAQHPQEAKALLAYLAAPAAQADVQATGLDSVKR
- a CDS encoding LysR family transcriptional regulator — translated: MAINFDLNDLQAFRAVVEQGSFRKAADTVRISQPALSRRIEKLEDALGVKLFERTTRKVSLTQAGRGFMPSVERLLDDLDVALLGISEVASNRQGHVTVACVPSAAYYFMPRVVARYHQQFPRIKVKVLDSSAHDVLTAVVNGEADFGLSFMGTQEAGVDFEPLVQESYVVACRRDHPLAGRSSVSWDEFYQQDYISLDKTSGNRFLLDQALAKVVPQRPSICETLHVTTMIGLVEAGLGVAAVPLMAMPAADHPILTRVPLTDPQVMRSVGIIKRRGRTLTPAALELERLVVEMKVQPPKVSA